Proteins co-encoded in one Acinetobacter lwoffii genomic window:
- a CDS encoding BrnT family toxin gives MPLIEYYGLLFEWHDKKMEIVYRGREITFEEVCSVFLDPELISFDDLGHYDEQRLISIGLSNRGRLLTVVWVERGDVARIITAFEPSHNQKRRYNHAK, from the coding sequence ATGCCCTTGATTGAGTATTACGGTCTGCTATTTGAATGGCACGATAAAAAAATGGAAATAGTCTATCGAGGGCGTGAAATTACTTTTGAAGAAGTATGTAGCGTTTTTCTTGATCCAGAGCTGATATCCTTTGACGATCTTGGTCATTACGATGAGCAACGGCTAATATCAATCGGTCTAAGCAATCGTGGTAGACTACTAACAGTGGTTTGGGTTGAACGTGGTGATGTTGCAAGAATCATTACTGCTTTTGAGCCATCGCACAATCAAAAGCGGAGGTATAACCATGCAAAATGA